From Pseudomonas sp. stari2, a single genomic window includes:
- a CDS encoding serine/threonine-protein kinase — MTEIESSVDDLLMSEEQANNLTYFAFAKENKAEPLLVPTKASIGALPDVLAGRYHLERLLGAGGMGAVYRARDLLHEQFGDPDPYIALKILSEEFSESPDASALLYSEFALTRRLRHDNVLRPHTFEVDTDCQRAFITMELMRGLTLDKLLCERPLGLPWKELRDIALPLLDALAYAHRRGVLHGDMKPSNVMLSEDGVRLFDFGLGQAEEGILPGLPHLSRERFNAWTPGYAAPELLEGQPLSASADVYGVACVIYELAGGKHPFRRLPSTQARDEHLDRELQAPANLPTHCWPALRTALAFDAAERNISADQLSDALGATSSWLQRLRLRA, encoded by the coding sequence ATGACTGAAATCGAATCCTCAGTCGATGACTTGCTGATGAGCGAAGAGCAGGCCAACAACCTGACTTACTTCGCCTTCGCCAAGGAAAACAAGGCAGAGCCTTTGCTGGTGCCGACCAAGGCCAGCATCGGTGCACTGCCGGACGTACTCGCCGGCCGCTATCACCTTGAGCGTCTGCTCGGGGCCGGCGGCATGGGTGCGGTTTACCGGGCCCGGGATCTGCTGCACGAACAGTTCGGCGATCCCGATCCTTACATTGCGCTGAAAATCCTCAGCGAAGAATTTTCCGAGTCGCCGGACGCCAGTGCCTTGCTCTACAGCGAGTTCGCCCTGACCCGACGCCTGCGCCACGACAACGTGCTGCGACCGCACACGTTCGAAGTGGACACCGATTGCCAGCGGGCCTTCATCACCATGGAACTCATGCGTGGCCTGACCCTGGACAAACTGCTCTGCGAGCGGCCACTGGGCCTGCCGTGGAAAGAACTGCGCGACATCGCGCTGCCGCTGCTCGACGCGCTGGCCTACGCCCACCGTCGCGGTGTGCTGCACGGAGACATGAAACCGAGCAACGTCATGCTCAGCGAAGACGGCGTGCGCCTGTTCGATTTCGGTCTCGGGCAGGCTGAGGAGGGCATCCTTCCCGGCCTGCCGCACCTGAGCCGCGAGCGCTTCAACGCCTGGACCCCGGGCTACGCCGCCCCCGAACTGCTTGAGGGCCAACCGTTGTCGGCCAGCGCAGACGTGTACGGCGTAGCCTGCGTGATTTATGAACTGGCGGGCGGCAAACACCCGTTCCGCCGCTTGCCCTCGACCCAGGCCCGTGACGAACACCTGGATCGCGAACTGCAAGCGCCGGCAAATCTGCCGACACACTGCTGGCCCGCGCTGCGCACCGCGCTGGCCTTTGACGCGGCAGAGCGCAACATTTCTGCTGACCAATTGAGTGACGCCTTGGGCGCCACCTCGTCCTGGTTGCAGCGTTTGCGGCTGAGGGCGTAA
- a CDS encoding type VI secretion system tip protein VgrG: MFNPANETHFSLTVEDYVGDLQVLSFTGTEGISQPFRFDLELVSENPDLDLEKLLHKQAFLALDPQGSGIHGQIYRVAQGDAGKRLTRYKVSLVPQLQYLHHRTNQRIYQQMSAPKIIALILDEHGIKGNAYSFQLSQPCPDRDYCVQYDETDLHFVQRLCEEEGIHYHFQHSQKGHLLVFGDDQTVFPNLGQPTAYVQGSGMVAEEPVIKGFKLRLETRTSRTTRRDYDFEKPRLQMEAAYKPDGESTEPDLEDYDYPGRFIDRARGKFLSQRALERHRADYRQAEGRSDQTRLVSGHFMEMSDHPRSEWNDLWLLTEIFHEGKQPQVLEESVTSDTTDNKDDFHQGYRNTFLATPWDVFYRPALEHPKPRVLGSQTAMVTGPKGEEIHCDQYGRIKVQFHWDREGQADDKTSCWLRVSSSWAGDRYGAISIPRIGMEVLVTFLEGDPDQPLVTGCLYHKENPVPYALPANKTRTVFKTLSSPGGGGYNELRIEDKKGAEQIFIHAQRDWDENVEHDQKIRVGNERHDTVVKNSYTELKAEEHRTTISDRKIEAKADDHLTVGESQHIKLGTAQLTSVGKEIHLKSGDKMVIEAGTELTILGGGSFIKLDGGGVTVVGPVVKINAGGSAGSGTGIGILAPVIPLIADQARAGNTLKSGTANSPKYDEQIRFVTGLGQPIKSVKAAIIVPSSVAPKISKSNTDGLHPRVVTDSEETAEVHLMWDELIVPEGSDDYEASRNK, from the coding sequence ATGTTCAACCCAGCTAACGAAACGCACTTCAGCCTGACGGTCGAAGACTACGTAGGCGACCTGCAAGTCCTGTCGTTCACCGGCACCGAAGGCATCAGCCAGCCGTTCCGTTTCGACCTGGAACTGGTCAGCGAAAACCCGGATCTGGACCTGGAAAAACTCCTGCACAAACAGGCGTTCCTCGCCCTCGATCCACAAGGCTCGGGCATCCACGGCCAGATCTACCGCGTCGCCCAGGGCGATGCCGGCAAGCGCCTGACCCGCTACAAGGTTTCGCTGGTGCCGCAGCTGCAATACTTGCATCACCGCACCAACCAGCGCATCTACCAGCAGATGTCTGCGCCGAAAATCATCGCGCTGATCCTCGACGAGCACGGCATCAAGGGCAACGCCTACAGCTTCCAGCTGAGCCAGCCGTGCCCGGATCGCGATTACTGCGTGCAGTACGACGAAACCGACCTGCACTTCGTCCAGCGTCTGTGCGAAGAGGAAGGCATTCACTACCACTTCCAGCACAGCCAGAAAGGCCATCTACTGGTGTTCGGCGATGACCAGACCGTATTCCCGAACCTCGGCCAGCCGACCGCGTACGTGCAGGGCAGCGGCATGGTCGCCGAAGAGCCGGTGATCAAAGGCTTCAAGCTGCGCCTGGAAACCCGCACCAGCCGCACCACCCGCCGCGACTACGATTTCGAGAAACCGCGCCTGCAAATGGAAGCCGCGTACAAACCGGACGGCGAGAGCACTGAACCGGATCTGGAAGACTACGACTACCCCGGCCGCTTCATCGACCGTGCGCGAGGCAAGTTCCTCAGCCAGCGCGCCCTCGAACGTCACCGCGCCGACTACCGTCAGGCCGAAGGTCGCAGCGACCAGACCCGACTGGTCAGCGGCCACTTCATGGAAATGTCCGACCACCCGCGCAGCGAGTGGAACGACCTGTGGCTGCTCACCGAAATCTTCCACGAAGGCAAACAGCCGCAAGTCCTCGAAGAATCGGTCACCAGCGACACCACCGACAACAAGGACGACTTCCACCAGGGCTACCGCAACACCTTCCTCGCCACCCCATGGGACGTGTTCTACCGCCCGGCCCTCGAGCACCCGAAACCCCGCGTGCTCGGCAGCCAGACCGCCATGGTCACCGGCCCCAAAGGCGAAGAAATCCACTGCGACCAGTACGGCCGCATCAAGGTGCAATTCCACTGGGACCGTGAAGGCCAGGCCGACGACAAAACCAGCTGCTGGCTGCGCGTCTCCAGCTCCTGGGCCGGCGACCGCTACGGCGCCATCTCCATCCCGCGCATCGGCATGGAAGTCCTCGTCACCTTCCTCGAAGGCGACCCCGACCAGCCACTGGTCACCGGCTGCCTGTACCACAAGGAAAACCCGGTGCCCTACGCCCTCCCGGCAAACAAAACCCGCACCGTCTTCAAAACCCTCAGCTCCCCGGGCGGCGGTGGCTACAACGAACTGCGCATCGAAGACAAAAAAGGCGCCGAACAAATCTTCATCCACGCCCAGCGCGACTGGGATGAAAACGTCGAACACGACCAGAAAATCCGCGTCGGGAATGAACGTCACGACACGGTGGTGAAGAACAGCTACACCGAGCTCAAGGCAGAAGAACACCGCACCACCATAAGCGACCGCAAGATCGAAGCGAAAGCCGACGATCACCTGACGGTAGGAGAAAGCCAGCACATCAAACTCGGTACCGCCCAGTTGACCAGTGTGGGGAAAGAGATCCACCTGAAGTCTGGCGACAAGATGGTGATTGAGGCTGGCACCGAACTGACCATTCTGGGCGGTGGGAGCTTTATCAAGCTCGATGGCGGTGGTGTGACGGTGGTTGGACCGGTGGTGAAGATCAATGCCGGAGGCTCGGCAGGAAGCGGTACGGGAATTGGCATTCTGGCACCGGTCATTCCGCTGATTGCGGATCAGGCTAGGGCGGGGAACACACTGAAGTCCGGTACTGCCAATAGTCCGAAGTATGACGAACAAATCCGTTTTGTGACCGGGCTCGGTCAACCCATAAAGTCTGTGAAGGCAGCGATTATTGTCCCTTCGTCGGTCGCTCCTA
- the icmH gene encoding type IVB secretion system protein IcmH/DotU, with translation MIKDMEHNQDDKTVLLDRQGHGPAASPLTDFAAPPRFEQLEERMIYAARLRPAEAFNISLNSLVAASSELLSEVVRLKHSETREDLYALNERLTAGLKLFEVRALHNGAESSQVMAARYVLCTVVDEAVVTTPWGNESEWSQMSLLSSFHNETFGGEKFFQLLDRLSKNPVKHLPMLELMYLCLSLGFEGKYRVQARGMLELEGIRDALYRQIRQLRGDVPRELSPQWEGLNDQRRNLVRIVPAWMVVLFTFVCLVMMYSGFAWVLGEQRDTVLQPYQPLDPAAAQPQSQP, from the coding sequence ATGATCAAGGACATGGAACACAACCAGGACGACAAAACCGTCCTGCTCGACCGTCAGGGCCATGGCCCGGCGGCGAGTCCGCTGACCGACTTCGCTGCGCCGCCGCGCTTCGAACAACTGGAAGAACGGATGATCTACGCCGCGCGCCTGCGTCCGGCGGAAGCCTTCAACATCAGCCTCAATTCGCTGGTGGCGGCCTCGTCCGAACTGCTGTCGGAAGTGGTGCGCCTCAAGCACAGCGAAACCCGCGAAGACCTCTACGCGCTCAACGAGCGCCTGACCGCCGGGCTCAAGCTGTTCGAAGTGCGCGCCCTGCACAACGGCGCCGAAAGCAGCCAGGTGATGGCCGCCCGATACGTGCTCTGCACCGTGGTCGACGAAGCCGTCGTGACCACGCCGTGGGGCAACGAGAGCGAGTGGTCGCAGATGAGCCTGCTCAGCAGCTTCCACAACGAAACCTTCGGTGGTGAGAAGTTCTTCCAGCTGCTCGATCGGCTGTCGAAAAACCCGGTCAAGCACCTGCCGATGCTGGAGCTGATGTACCTGTGCCTGTCCCTCGGTTTCGAGGGCAAGTATCGCGTGCAGGCGCGCGGCATGCTGGAGCTCGAAGGCATCCGCGACGCCCTATACCGGCAGATCCGTCAGTTGCGTGGCGACGTGCCGCGTGAATTGTCGCCGCAGTGGGAAGGCCTCAACGATCAGCGCCGCAACCTGGTGCGCATCGTGCCGGCGTGGATGGTGGTGCTGTTCACCTTCGTCTGCCTGGTGATGATGTATTCGGGCTTCGCCTGGGTCTTGGGCGAGCAGCGCGACACCGTTCTGCAACCTTATCAGCCGCTTGATCCGGCAGCGGCCCAGCCGCAGTCGCAGCCGTAA
- the tssJ gene encoding type VI secretion system lipoprotein TssJ, with amino-acid sequence MSRRSTAFFKTLTALTLLVLLAGCSSLSPYSKVTKINLKLTGSDQLNPDLNGRPSPIVVRLFELKHPVTFENADFFSLYERAKESLNPDLVASEELELRPGETVELKLSVEEGSRYIGILAAYRDLPETKWRHTFPITPLEVTEADLTLDQAGIRKTNEVLAKADD; translated from the coding sequence ATGTCTCGCCGCTCGACCGCTTTTTTCAAGACGCTGACCGCGCTCACCCTGTTGGTGCTGCTCGCCGGTTGCTCGTCGCTGTCGCCGTATTCGAAAGTGACCAAGATCAACCTGAAGCTGACCGGCAGCGATCAGTTGAACCCGGACCTCAATGGTCGTCCGTCGCCAATCGTGGTGCGCCTGTTCGAACTCAAGCACCCGGTGACGTTCGAGAACGCCGATTTCTTCAGCCTCTATGAGCGAGCCAAGGAATCCCTCAACCCGGATCTGGTGGCCAGCGAAGAACTCGAACTGCGCCCGGGTGAAACCGTGGAACTGAAACTCAGCGTGGAGGAGGGCAGCCGCTACATCGGCATCCTCGCCGCCTACCGTGACCTGCCGGAAACCAAGTGGCGCCACACGTTCCCGATCACGCCGCTGGAAGTCACCGAAGCCGATCTGACCCTGGATCAGGCCGGTATCCGCAAGACCAACGAAGTGCTCGCCAAGGCGGATGACTGA
- the tssK gene encoding type VI secretion system baseplate subunit TssK, translated as MNTHKVIWQEGMLLRPQHFQHNDRYYDHQMKTRTQLLGGYTWGFLNLQIDLQFLNMGKLVISEASGILPDGSLFELGGNTEPLALDVPPNTGNMPVYLALPLVTGNHIEARRPEQSDVLARYTAYDAEVADSNAGDDSASQVSCGRPDFKLLLGEQQSDQAYVKLKICDVLDTTPDGVISLDPDFVPTYIQAHASSYLLSCLKEVISMLGHRGDTIAERIRSNGKVGGAEIGDFMMLQLINRTELLLRHYLGLEQVHPEELYRTLLTMLGDLATFSSDSKRPRLDSRYSHADQGASFRKLMESIRQVLSMVLEQHAIELILQARQYGIIVSPLHDHKLLGSASFVLAASANCDSEELRNRLPAHLKVGPVERIRQLVNLHLPGIKVKPLPVAPRQIAFHSNKTYFILELSSEDLAQLERSGGFAFHVSGEFAELELKFWAIRN; from the coding sequence ATGAATACCCATAAAGTCATCTGGCAGGAAGGCATGCTGCTGCGTCCGCAGCACTTCCAGCACAACGACCGCTACTACGATCACCAGATGAAGACCCGCACCCAGTTGCTGGGCGGCTACACCTGGGGTTTCCTGAATCTTCAGATTGACTTGCAATTCCTCAACATGGGCAAGCTGGTGATCAGTGAAGCCTCGGGGATCCTGCCGGACGGCAGCCTGTTCGAGCTCGGTGGCAACACCGAACCGCTTGCGCTAGACGTGCCGCCAAACACCGGCAACATGCCGGTTTACCTGGCGCTGCCGCTGGTCACCGGTAACCACATCGAGGCCCGTCGCCCGGAACAGTCCGACGTGCTGGCGCGCTACACCGCGTATGACGCCGAAGTCGCCGACTCCAACGCCGGCGACGATTCCGCCAGTCAGGTCAGTTGCGGTCGTCCGGACTTCAAGCTGTTGCTCGGCGAGCAGCAGAGCGACCAGGCCTACGTGAAGCTGAAGATCTGCGACGTGCTCGACACCACGCCCGACGGCGTGATCAGCCTCGACCCGGATTTCGTGCCGACCTACATTCAGGCCCACGCTTCCAGCTACCTGCTGTCGTGCCTGAAAGAAGTGATCAGCATGCTCGGTCACCGGGGCGACACCATTGCCGAGCGGATTCGCTCTAACGGCAAGGTCGGCGGCGCGGAAATCGGCGACTTCATGATGCTGCAACTGATCAACCGCACCGAACTGCTGCTGCGCCACTACCTGGGCCTGGAGCAGGTTCACCCGGAAGAGTTGTACCGCACGCTGCTGACCATGCTCGGCGATCTGGCGACCTTCTCCAGCGACAGCAAACGCCCGCGCCTGGACAGCCGTTACTCCCACGCCGACCAGGGCGCGAGCTTCCGCAAACTGATGGAGTCGATCCGTCAGGTGCTGTCGATGGTGCTGGAACAGCACGCCATCGAGCTGATCCTGCAAGCGCGTCAGTACGGGATCATCGTCTCGCCGCTGCACGACCACAAACTGCTGGGCTCGGCGTCGTTCGTGCTGGCGGCCAGTGCCAACTGCGACTCCGAAGAACTGCGCAATCGCTTGCCTGCGCACCTCAAGGTCGGCCCGGTGGAGCGTATCCGCCAACTGGTCAACCTGCACCTGCCGGGGATCAAGGTCAAACCGTTGCCGGTGGCCCCGCGGCAGATCGCGTTCCACTCCAACAAAACCTATTTCATCCTCGAACTCAGTTCCGAAGACCTGGCACAACTCGAGCGCTCCGGCGGCTTCGCGTTCCACGTGTCCGGCGAATTCGCCGAGCTTGAACTGAAATTCTGGGCCATCAGGAACTGA
- a CDS encoding PP2C family serine/threonine-protein phosphatase: MLVASPWRSAARTDPGKVRSRNEDAFLDTPQHGLWVVADGMGGHQGGDIASQMIVASLAELPQHEDFDERLKAIRQCLHWLNRRLGQELTVTAGRHDSIMGSTVVALLVEGNRAACIWAGDSRCYMWRGQRLYQLSKDHSLQQQLIDEQQMSVEQAAAHPAAQALTRAVGAAEQLTLDVLELEVYPGDVFLLCSDGLYQGLSSDALGNALSLAAPHVALERLFDGALRGAARDNLTAVVIRQ; this comes from the coding sequence ATGCTGGTGGCCAGTCCCTGGCGCAGCGCGGCGCGAACCGACCCGGGCAAGGTGCGGTCGCGCAACGAAGATGCCTTCCTCGACACCCCGCAGCATGGGCTGTGGGTGGTCGCGGACGGCATGGGCGGTCATCAGGGGGGCGACATCGCCAGCCAGATGATCGTCGCCAGCCTGGCTGAACTGCCGCAGCACGAAGACTTCGACGAACGCCTCAAAGCCATCCGCCAGTGCCTGCACTGGCTGAACCGGCGCCTGGGGCAGGAGTTGACCGTCACCGCCGGGCGTCACGACAGCATCATGGGCAGCACCGTCGTGGCGCTGCTGGTGGAAGGCAATCGTGCGGCCTGCATCTGGGCCGGCGACAGCCGTTGCTACATGTGGCGCGGCCAGCGGTTGTATCAGCTGTCGAAGGATCATTCGCTGCAGCAGCAACTGATCGACGAGCAACAGATGAGCGTCGAGCAGGCTGCGGCGCACCCAGCGGCCCAGGCCTTGACCCGGGCGGTCGGTGCAGCGGAACAACTGACCCTGGATGTGCTGGAACTCGAGGTGTATCCGGGCGATGTGTTCCTGCTGTGCAGCGATGGTTTGTATCAAGGCCTGAGCAGCGATGCCCTCGGCAATGCGCTCAGCCTGGCGGCGCCGCACGTGGCGCTGGAACGTCTGTTCGACGGCGCCCTGCGTGGTGCCGCTCGCGACAACCTGACTGCCGTGGTGATCCGCCAATGA
- the tssM gene encoding type VI secretion system membrane subunit TssM produces the protein MKKFFKKVGAFLRQTWVWTLLLVLFVALLVWFVGPLLAVDDYKFWESATSRLLTISVLFLIWGLTMVFVSWRAGIRKKAVEETEDGQDRIRREELIDEEQKELKERFKDALKTLKTSSLYRGRSERWRNDLPWYLLIGPQASGKTSLLDFSGLEFPINKIDRKLTRDTHGTRHCDWYFADHGVLIDTAGRYLTQPDAEVDGSAWTTLLELLRKRRRGRPLNGVLVTIPVETLTGGSEQDIETLARQVRARLQDVYQKLHVDVPVYLVLSKADKLLGFDEFFDQLTREESDQVLGTSFRKDQVGTDVTVLRNEFEELLRRLNSQVIMRMHSERDTQRRGRILDFPHQMGQIGERLCLFVDMAFTGNRYQRATQLRGFYLTSAPHLTQEMDSTTAGIGASLGMSAGVLPTLRSGRSRFIHHLLSRVIFPEADLAGLDKRERSRIHWGQRALYVGALGALVLFGMLWAGGFSANYERLENLRNLAQNWTQQRTALSPRDDAMGVLKTLDTSYAATQVFPKKGDAAYHERMGLYQGQDVNPVVKEAYEHELEKQLLPRVATMLEGQIRANMKDREKLINSLRAYLMLNMKDRRDAAWLKDWIAADWSQRYTGNTAVQNGLNTHLERLLQQPFIYPLNEQLVTQARQILRSESLATVVYRMLREQARNLPDYRFSQHLGPQGSLFIGTEYVIPGFYTQTGYQQYFSVQGASLVTDILRDNWVLGEGAGISDMDLRRLMVELEQLYFRDYANYWSEAVGQVALPPISDAGEGAEQLAGLTSANSPVLALLTEVRENTRFQAAPEPVDEAGDAADALAGQKGKLGKVGKLASAVADKASAMNVAKNLPDTAKKSLQRRFEPLHKLLDDNNGPAADLTPAFAALNDLQLQMAGLARSSTPEQAAFELAKTRMSGQRDALTNLRNASGRLPRPLSVWFNVLAEDSWRLVLNDAYQYLNGRYQSELYSVYGKTINQRYPFSASSTSDVAISDFREFFRAQGTIDRFFDSYMRPFVSGDPGNYRMRSVDGRSLPVSKVFLDQMAAALNIRQSFFSINPAEPTVQFKLEPYTLDPAVSRSEFKFGDKTMEYRHGPILPMNFKWPTDAEDGRTSLVMDKMAGRPIGIEKNSGPWSLFRLFDLMQTEYLTGRDVLVLKADVGGLRANYLLTSQRTPNPFDMGVMRTFRMPVQL, from the coding sequence ATGAAAAAGTTTTTCAAGAAAGTCGGCGCCTTCCTGCGCCAGACCTGGGTCTGGACCCTGCTGCTGGTGCTGTTCGTGGCGCTGCTGGTGTGGTTCGTCGGCCCGTTGTTGGCGGTAGATGACTACAAGTTCTGGGAGAGCGCGACGTCGCGTCTGCTGACCATCAGCGTGCTGTTCCTGATCTGGGGCCTGACCATGGTCTTCGTCAGCTGGCGCGCCGGCATTCGCAAGAAAGCCGTCGAAGAAACCGAAGACGGCCAGGACCGTATCCGCCGCGAAGAGTTGATCGACGAAGAGCAGAAAGAGTTGAAGGAGCGTTTCAAGGACGCCCTGAAAACCCTCAAGACTTCGAGCCTGTATCGAGGCCGCAGCGAGCGCTGGCGCAATGACTTGCCGTGGTACTTGCTGATCGGCCCGCAGGCCAGCGGCAAGACCAGCCTGCTGGACTTCTCCGGGCTGGAATTCCCGATCAACAAGATTGACCGCAAGCTGACCCGTGACACCCACGGCACCCGTCATTGCGACTGGTACTTCGCCGATCACGGTGTACTGATCGACACCGCCGGCCGCTACCTGACCCAGCCGGATGCGGAAGTCGACGGCAGCGCCTGGACCACCCTGCTGGAGCTGCTGCGCAAGCGTCGTCGCGGTCGTCCGCTGAACGGCGTGCTGGTGACCATTCCGGTGGAAACCCTGACCGGTGGCAGCGAACAGGACATCGAAACCCTGGCCCGCCAGGTGCGTGCGCGTCTGCAAGACGTCTATCAGAAGCTGCACGTCGATGTGCCGGTGTATCTGGTGCTGAGCAAGGCCGACAAGCTGCTGGGCTTCGACGAGTTCTTCGATCAACTGACCCGCGAAGAAAGCGATCAGGTGCTGGGTACCAGTTTCCGCAAGGATCAGGTCGGCACCGACGTGACGGTACTGCGCAACGAGTTCGAAGAGCTGCTGCGTCGCCTCAACAGCCAGGTGATCATGCGCATGCACTCCGAGCGCGACACCCAGCGCCGTGGCCGCATCCTCGACTTCCCGCATCAGATGGGGCAGATCGGCGAGCGTCTGTGCCTGTTCGTCGACATGGCGTTCACCGGCAACCGCTACCAGCGTGCGACTCAATTGCGTGGCTTCTACCTGACCAGCGCTCCGCATCTGACTCAGGAAATGGATTCGACCACCGCCGGTATCGGCGCGAGTCTGGGCATGAGCGCCGGTGTGTTGCCGACGCTGCGCAGCGGTCGTTCGCGTTTCATCCATCACTTGCTTAGCCGGGTGATTTTCCCCGAGGCCGATCTGGCCGGGCTGGACAAGCGCGAACGCAGCCGCATCCACTGGGGCCAGCGTGCGTTGTACGTCGGCGCACTGGGTGCGCTGGTGCTGTTCGGCATGCTCTGGGCCGGAGGTTTCTCGGCCAACTACGAGCGTCTGGAAAACCTGCGCAACCTGGCGCAGAACTGGACTCAGCAGCGTACGGCACTGTCGCCGCGCGATGACGCGATGGGCGTGCTGAAAACCCTCGACACCAGCTACGCCGCGACTCAGGTGTTCCCGAAGAAGGGCGACGCTGCCTACCACGAACGGATGGGTCTGTATCAGGGCCAGGACGTCAATCCGGTGGTCAAGGAGGCTTACGAGCACGAGCTTGAAAAGCAACTGCTGCCGCGCGTTGCAACGATGCTTGAAGGCCAGATCCGCGCCAACATGAAGGACCGCGAAAAGCTGATCAACAGCCTGCGCGCGTACCTGATGCTGAACATGAAGGATCGTCGCGACGCGGCATGGCTCAAGGACTGGATCGCGGCGGACTGGTCGCAGCGTTACACCGGCAACACCGCAGTGCAGAACGGTCTGAACACGCACCTCGAGCGTCTGTTGCAGCAGCCGTTTATCTATCCGCTCAACGAGCAACTGGTGACCCAGGCGCGTCAGATCCTGCGCAGCGAGTCGCTGGCGACCGTGGTTTACCGCATGCTCCGCGAGCAGGCGCGCAACCTGCCGGATTACCGTTTCAGCCAGCACCTCGGGCCGCAGGGCTCGCTGTTCATTGGCACTGAATACGTGATTCCGGGCTTCTACACCCAGACCGGCTATCAGCAGTATTTCTCGGTACAAGGCGCATCGCTGGTGACCGACATCCTGCGTGACAACTGGGTACTGGGCGAAGGCGCGGGCATCAGCGACATGGATTTGCGTCGCCTGATGGTCGAGCTGGAGCAACTGTACTTCCGCGACTACGCCAACTACTGGAGCGAGGCCGTTGGCCAGGTGGCGCTGCCGCCGATCAGCGATGCCGGTGAAGGCGCCGAGCAACTGGCGGGCCTGACGTCAGCCAACTCGCCGGTGCTGGCGCTGCTGACTGAAGTCCGCGAAAACACCCGCTTCCAGGCGGCCCCTGAGCCGGTGGATGAAGCCGGTGACGCCGCCGATGCGCTGGCGGGGCAGAAGGGCAAACTGGGCAAGGTCGGCAAACTTGCTTCCGCTGTCGCGGACAAGGCTTCGGCCATGAACGTGGCGAAGAATCTGCCGGACACCGCCAAGAAGTCCCTGCAACGTCGCTTCGAACCGCTGCATAAGCTGCTCGACGACAACAACGGCCCGGCCGCTGACCTGACCCCGGCATTCGCCGCGCTCAACGACCTGCAACTGCAAATGGCGGGCCTCGCCCGTTCCAGCACGCCGGAGCAAGCCGCGTTCGAACTGGCCAAGACCCGCATGAGCGGCCAGCGTGATGCGCTGACCAACCTGCGTAATGCGTCGGGTCGTCTGCCGCGTCCGCTGAGCGTGTGGTTCAACGTGCTGGCCGAAGACTCGTGGCGCCTGGTGCTCAACGATGCCTACCAATACCTGAACGGCCGCTATCAGAGCGAGCTGTACAGCGTGTATGGCAAGACCATCAACCAGCGTTACCCATTCAGCGCATCGAGCACCAGCGATGTGGCGATCAGCGATTTCCGCGAGTTCTTCCGGGCTCAAGGCACCATCGACCGCTTCTTCGACAGCTACATGCGTCCATTCGTCAGCGGTGATCCGGGCAACTACCGGATGCGCAGCGTCGACGGTCGCAGTCTGCCGGTGTCCAAGGTCTTCCTCGACCAGATGGCGGCGGCACTGAACATTCGCCAGAGCTTCTTCTCGATCAACCCGGCCGAGCCGACCGTGCAGTTCAAGCTGGAGCCGTACACCCTCGATCCGGCGGTCAGCCGTTCCGAGTTCAAGTTCGGCGACAAGACCATGGAATACCGCCACGGTCCGATCCTGCCGATGAACTTCAAATGGCCGACCGATGCTGAAGACGGTCGCACCAGCCTCGTCATGGACAAGATGGCCGGCCGCCCGATCGGCATCGAGAAGAACTCCGGTCCGTGGTCGCTGTTCCGTCTGTTCGACCTGATGCAGACCGAGTACCTGACCGGTCGCGACGTGCTGGTGCTCAAAGCCGATGTGGGTGGCCTGCGCGCCAACTACCTGCTCACCAGCCAGCGCACGCCGAATCCGTTCGACATGGGCGTGATGCGTACCTTCCGTATGCCGGTGCAGCTCTGA